Proteins encoded in a region of the Frondihabitans sp. 762G35 genome:
- the mca gene encoding mycothiol conjugate amidase Mca gives MPTSNPGALRLLAVHAHPDDESSKGSATYAHYRKRGVEVLVVSCTGGEQGSILNENLEARAHAERDIAGLRVLEMARAQEAMGIDHAWLGYSDSGLPGEGESVAVNSFATIPLETSTEPLVRILRRFKPHVLVTYDENGGYPHPDHIRCHEVSVAAYEAAADPARYPDAGPAWQVSKLYYDRIMNASKMRAIQHQLSVELPDSPLNEKMVEMMEWMGARPDLSTTHVDVSDSFDARDAALRAHASQVSPDSAFFFWPNDLQKRAWPTEDFQLVDARVETSLPETDLFAGIEA, from the coding sequence GTGCCTACCTCGAACCCGGGAGCTCTCCGTCTCCTGGCGGTGCACGCGCATCCCGACGACGAGTCGAGCAAGGGCTCGGCGACCTACGCCCACTACCGCAAGCGCGGCGTCGAGGTGCTGGTCGTGAGCTGCACGGGCGGTGAGCAGGGGTCCATCCTCAACGAGAACCTCGAGGCGCGCGCCCACGCCGAGCGCGACATCGCGGGCCTGCGCGTGCTCGAGATGGCGCGGGCGCAGGAGGCGATGGGGATCGACCACGCCTGGCTCGGCTACAGCGACTCCGGCCTCCCCGGCGAGGGCGAGTCGGTCGCGGTCAACTCGTTCGCGACCATCCCGCTCGAGACGTCGACGGAGCCGCTCGTGCGCATCCTGCGTCGCTTCAAGCCCCACGTGCTCGTGACCTACGACGAGAACGGCGGCTACCCGCACCCCGATCACATCCGCTGCCACGAGGTCTCCGTGGCCGCCTACGAGGCCGCCGCCGATCCTGCGCGCTACCCCGACGCCGGGCCCGCCTGGCAGGTCTCGAAGCTCTACTACGACCGCATCATGAACGCGTCGAAGATGCGCGCCATCCAGCACCAGCTCTCCGTGGAGCTGCCCGATTCGCCCCTCAACGAGAAGATGGTCGAGATGATGGAGTGGATGGGCGCTCGGCCCGACCTCTCGACGACGCACGTCGACGTCTCCGATTCCTTCGACGCGCGCGATGCCGCCCTGCGCGCTCACGCCAGTCAGGTGTCGCCCGACAGCGCGTTCTTCTTCTGGCCGAACGACCTGCAGAAGCGCGCCTGGCCGACAGAGGACTTCCAGCTCGTCGACGCCCGCGTCGAGACGTCCCTGCCCGAGACCGACCTGTTCGCGGGGATCGAGGCGTGA
- a CDS encoding M48 family metallopeptidase — protein MYSAVARNKRNTVFIILIFLVIIGLLGFAGGLIWNNPSIGFTVLVVAALYALVQYFFASRQAIAMSHGIRIDATTEPRLWRTVENLSITMGMPMPEVYVVDDPAPNAFATGRDPEHSVVAATTGLLAIMDDAELQGVMAHEMGHVKNYDIRVSTIVFGLVVAVGFLADILLRMSFFGAMFGGNNRRDGNGGGGGANPVMLVVGIAAMVVAPLAAAGVQAAVSRQREYLADATGALTTRYPEGLARALEKLGAYGRPMRQQNSSMSHLWISDPMRPGVMARIFSTHPPLPDRIARLRATSGTF, from the coding sequence ATGTACAGCGCCGTAGCGCGGAACAAGCGCAACACCGTCTTCATCATCCTGATCTTCCTGGTCATCATCGGCCTCCTCGGCTTCGCCGGCGGGCTGATCTGGAACAACCCGTCGATCGGCTTCACCGTCCTGGTCGTGGCGGCTCTCTACGCGCTCGTCCAGTACTTCTTCGCCTCCCGGCAGGCGATCGCGATGAGCCACGGCATCCGGATCGACGCGACGACGGAGCCGCGGCTCTGGCGCACCGTCGAGAACCTCTCCATCACGATGGGGATGCCGATGCCCGAGGTGTACGTCGTCGACGACCCCGCGCCCAACGCCTTCGCCACCGGGCGCGACCCCGAGCACTCCGTCGTCGCGGCCACCACCGGGCTGCTGGCGATCATGGACGACGCCGAGCTGCAGGGCGTGATGGCGCACGAGATGGGACATGTCAAGAACTACGACATCCGCGTCTCCACCATCGTCTTCGGGCTCGTCGTCGCCGTGGGGTTCCTCGCGGACATCCTGCTGCGCATGTCGTTCTTCGGCGCGATGTTCGGCGGCAACAACCGTCGCGACGGCAACGGCGGCGGCGGCGGTGCGAACCCGGTGATGCTCGTCGTCGGGATCGCCGCGATGGTCGTCGCCCCGCTCGCGGCGGCCGGCGTGCAGGCGGCCGTGTCGCGGCAGCGCGAGTACCTCGCCGACGCCACCGGGGCGCTCACCACCCGCTACCCCGAGGGGCTTGCCCGCGCGCTCGAGAAGCTCGGCGCCTACGGCCGGCCGATGCGCCAGCAGAACTCGTCGATGTCGCACCTCTGGATCAGCGACCCCATGCGCCCCGGTGTGATGGCGCGGATCTTCAGCACGCACCCGCCGCTCCCGGATCGCATCGCCCGCCTCCGCGCCACCTCCGGCACTTTCTAG
- a CDS encoding DUF4307 domain-containing protein, whose protein sequence is MAPTPSRTTGAGGPRPAPGSSDPSAGGPATGDSALDIRYGRTRSFRLRRRWIAAIVGGAFVVVFAAWVVFAGLDGTSATIDTNDAGYVIHSDTSATVTSEVSVNPGTKVDCSIQVLNSSFGVVGWKVVHFPAQTSSTTTYTTELKTTSRGVTGLIDKCWLP, encoded by the coding sequence ATGGCGCCCACGCCTTCACGCACGACCGGCGCAGGAGGCCCCCGGCCCGCGCCCGGCTCCTCCGACCCGTCCGCGGGCGGCCCCGCGACCGGCGACAGCGCCCTCGACATCCGCTACGGCCGCACTCGCTCGTTCCGCCTGAGACGTCGCTGGATCGCCGCGATCGTGGGCGGGGCGTTCGTCGTCGTCTTCGCCGCCTGGGTCGTCTTCGCCGGCCTCGACGGCACCAGCGCGACCATCGACACCAACGACGCCGGCTACGTCATCCACAGCGACACCAGCGCCACCGTCACCTCCGAGGTCAGTGTGAATCCCGGCACGAAGGTCGACTGCTCCATCCAGGTGCTCAACTCGTCGTTCGGCGTCGTCGGCTGGAAAGTGGTGCACTTCCCGGCCCAGACGAGCTCGACGACGACGTACACGACCGAGCTGAAGACGACCAGCCGGGGCGTCACGGGCTTGATCGACAAGTGCTGGCTGCCGTAA
- a CDS encoding LemA family protein produces the protein MDSALVGTLIAVGIVVLLLVIAGIYLWATYNSLVTLKVRVDEAWSDITVQLKRRADLIPNIISSVKGYATHESGVFESVTRARAETLSATTPAEASEAEGHLQKSLKSIFAVAEAYPQLQASQNFLQLQSELVDTEDKIQGARRFYNGGVREFNTKTTVFPNTLFAKRLGFTSRDFFEVTEPSAIAEPPRVQF, from the coding sequence ATGGATTCCGCCCTCGTAGGCACACTCATCGCCGTCGGCATCGTCGTGCTGCTGCTCGTCATCGCCGGCATCTACCTGTGGGCGACCTACAACTCGCTCGTGACGCTGAAGGTCCGCGTCGACGAGGCCTGGAGCGACATCACGGTGCAGCTGAAGCGGCGAGCCGATCTGATCCCCAACATCATCAGCTCGGTAAAGGGGTACGCCACCCACGAGTCCGGCGTCTTCGAGAGCGTCACCAGGGCGCGCGCCGAGACCCTCAGCGCCACCACGCCCGCCGAGGCGAGCGAGGCCGAGGGGCACCTGCAGAAGTCGCTCAAGAGCATCTTCGCCGTCGCCGAGGCGTACCCCCAGCTCCAGGCCAGCCAGAACTTCCTCCAGCTCCAGTCCGAGCTCGTCGACACGGAGGACAAGATCCAGGGCGCGCGCCGGTTCTACAACGGCGGAGTGCGGGAGTTCAACACGAAGACCACGGTCTTCCCCAACACGCTGTTCGCCAAGCGCCTCGGATTCACCAGCCGCGACTTCTTCGAGGTGACGGAGCCGTCCGCCATCGCCGAACCGCCGCGCGTCCAGTTCTGA
- the greA gene encoding transcription elongation factor GreA encodes MTDTEATTWLTQEAHDRLAAELETLSTSGRAEIVARIEAAREEGDLKENGGYHAAKDEQGKIEARIRTLINLLKSATVAESTAAADVVSPGTVVTATIAGDESRFLLGNREIIAAGSDLSVYSETSPLGEAINGKAAGTSTSYVAPNGREISVTINKVEPYHP; translated from the coding sequence ATGACTGACACCGAAGCGACCACCTGGCTCACCCAGGAGGCACACGATCGACTCGCCGCGGAGCTCGAGACGCTGAGCACCTCCGGCCGGGCCGAGATCGTGGCCCGCATCGAGGCCGCCCGCGAAGAGGGCGACCTCAAGGAGAACGGCGGCTACCACGCCGCGAAAGACGAGCAGGGCAAGATCGAGGCGCGCATCCGCACGCTCATCAACCTGCTGAAGAGCGCCACCGTCGCCGAGTCGACCGCCGCCGCCGACGTCGTCAGCCCCGGCACCGTCGTCACCGCGACGATCGCCGGAGACGAATCGCGCTTCCTGCTGGGCAACCGCGAGATCATCGCCGCCGGCAGCGACCTCTCGGTCTACAGCGAGACGAGCCCCCTCGGCGAGGCCATCAACGGCAAGGCCGCGGGCACCAGCACGAGCTACGTGGCGCCCAACGGCCGCGAGATCTCCGTCACCATCAACAAAGTGGAGCCCTACCACCCCTGA
- the ilvA gene encoding threonine ammonia-lyase, producing the protein MSDLKVAGPTLAEIEEARERVSHVVHRTPMESSSYLSKVLGAPVYLKCENLQRTGSYKIRGAYNRLSRLSDEEKANGVVAASAGNHAQGVALAARELGIRATIFMPVGVALPKLQATRDYGADVVLSGHSVEDALRAASEFSETTGAVFIPPFDHPDVIAGQGTLGLEILEQVPDVETIIASIGGGGLIAGVASAVSQMRARTGGTIRVIGVQAANSAPYALSMKLGALTTVVPTPTIADGIAVSKPGVLNFEIVRELVDEVVTVSDDDTARALLVLLERAKQVVEPAGAVGVAAVLTDQVRPLGKTVIILSGGNIDPLMMERVISRGLAASDRYLHFRVMLPDRPGQLSRVSEIISEANANVVEVLHTRHGRGLQISEVELELSVETRGPDHAEQVMQRLRDGGFDPQLVRS; encoded by the coding sequence ATGTCTGATCTGAAAGTGGCTGGCCCCACCCTCGCCGAGATCGAGGAGGCCCGCGAGCGCGTGTCCCACGTCGTGCACCGCACGCCGATGGAGAGCTCGTCGTACCTCTCCAAGGTGCTGGGAGCGCCCGTCTACCTCAAGTGCGAGAACCTCCAGCGGACCGGCTCCTACAAGATCCGCGGTGCGTACAACCGCCTGTCCCGCCTCAGCGACGAGGAGAAGGCGAACGGGGTGGTCGCCGCGTCCGCCGGGAACCACGCGCAGGGCGTCGCGCTGGCCGCGCGCGAGCTCGGCATCCGCGCGACGATCTTCATGCCCGTCGGAGTCGCCCTGCCGAAGCTCCAGGCGACCCGCGACTACGGTGCCGACGTCGTGCTCAGCGGCCACTCCGTCGAGGACGCCCTCCGCGCGGCGAGCGAGTTCTCCGAGACGACCGGGGCCGTCTTCATCCCGCCGTTCGACCACCCCGACGTCATCGCCGGTCAGGGGACGCTGGGCCTCGAGATCCTCGAGCAGGTGCCCGACGTCGAGACGATCATCGCCTCCATCGGCGGCGGCGGGCTCATCGCGGGAGTCGCCAGCGCGGTCAGCCAGATGCGCGCCCGCACGGGCGGAACGATCCGCGTCATCGGCGTCCAGGCCGCGAACTCCGCGCCCTACGCCCTCTCGATGAAGCTCGGCGCCCTCACGACCGTCGTGCCGACTCCGACGATCGCCGACGGCATCGCCGTGTCGAAGCCGGGCGTGCTCAACTTCGAGATCGTCCGCGAGCTCGTCGACGAGGTCGTCACCGTCTCCGACGACGACACCGCCCGCGCCCTCCTCGTGCTCCTGGAGCGCGCCAAGCAGGTCGTCGAGCCGGCAGGAGCCGTCGGCGTCGCGGCGGTCCTCACCGACCAGGTGCGTCCGCTCGGGAAGACGGTCATCATCCTCTCGGGCGGCAACATCGACCCGCTCATGATGGAGCGGGTCATCAGCCGGGGCCTCGCGGCCTCGGACCGCTACCTGCACTTCCGTGTGATGCTCCCCGACCGCCCCGGCCAGCTGTCGCGCGTTTCCGAGATCATCTCGGAGGCCAACGCCAACGTCGTCGAGGTGCTGCACACGCGCCACGGGCGCGGCCTGCAGATCAGCGAGGTCGAACTGGAGCTGAGCGTCGAGACCCGCGGACCCGACCACGCCGAGCAGGTCATGCAGCGCCTCCGCGACGGAGGCTTCGACCCGCAGTTGGTTCGCAGCTGA
- a CDS encoding winged helix-turn-helix domain-containing protein: MTSSTISAAQARRIALAAQGFGRPVPESVGTRQLNQTVDRLGLLQIDSVNVFERSHYLPLFARLGSYDRSLLDRLTFARRGRYVEYWAHEAAFLPVETWPLLRWRMDAMRDRYPAEALGVEPGLLAWLLDELRDKGPLPASAIEHDANVRRGPWWGWSDVKRGLEALFRWGDVVSAGRTRFERSYALPEHVLPAEVLARSVPREEAQRLLLARAARAHGIGTPRDLGDYFRMKNAAVVPALRDLEDAGEIRRVEVASWKAPAFLHAEARVPRRIEADALLSPFDPVVWERSRAERMFSFHYRIEIYTPRPQRVFGYYVLPVLQDDALVARVDLKSDRQAGVLRVQASWHEKGQEVDVERLAALLRRTAAWQGLGDVEVVRRGDLASSLAGALGVGAQDAPADDPVESAPQL; encoded by the coding sequence GTGACGAGTTCGACGATCTCCGCCGCCCAGGCGAGGCGCATCGCCCTGGCCGCTCAGGGCTTCGGCCGCCCCGTGCCCGAGAGCGTCGGCACCCGCCAGCTCAACCAGACCGTCGACCGCCTGGGCCTCTTGCAGATCGACTCCGTCAACGTCTTCGAGCGGAGTCACTACCTGCCCCTCTTCGCCCGTCTCGGGTCGTACGACCGGTCTCTCCTCGACCGGCTGACCTTCGCTCGGCGCGGCCGCTACGTGGAGTACTGGGCGCACGAGGCGGCGTTCCTGCCGGTCGAGACGTGGCCGCTCCTGCGGTGGCGGATGGACGCCATGCGCGACCGGTACCCGGCCGAGGCGCTGGGCGTCGAGCCGGGCCTCCTGGCGTGGCTCCTCGACGAGCTGCGCGACAAGGGGCCCCTTCCCGCGAGCGCGATCGAGCACGACGCGAACGTGCGTCGGGGGCCGTGGTGGGGCTGGAGCGACGTGAAGAGGGGTCTCGAGGCCCTCTTCCGCTGGGGCGACGTGGTCAGTGCCGGGCGGACGCGCTTCGAGCGCTCCTACGCGCTGCCCGAGCACGTGCTGCCGGCCGAGGTGCTGGCGCGCTCGGTGCCCCGCGAGGAGGCGCAGCGGCTCCTGTTGGCCCGGGCGGCCCGAGCCCACGGGATCGGGACGCCGAGGGATCTCGGCGACTACTTCCGCATGAAGAACGCCGCCGTCGTTCCGGCGCTGCGCGACCTTGAAGACGCGGGCGAGATCCGCCGCGTCGAGGTGGCGTCGTGGAAGGCGCCGGCGTTCCTCCACGCGGAGGCGCGGGTGCCGCGCCGCATCGAGGCGGACGCCCTGCTGTCGCCCTTCGACCCCGTCGTCTGGGAGCGGAGCCGGGCGGAGCGGATGTTCTCGTTCCACTACCGCATCGAGATCTACACGCCGCGGCCGCAGCGGGTGTTCGGCTACTACGTGCTCCCGGTGCTGCAGGACGACGCGCTCGTCGCCCGGGTCGACCTCAAGAGCGATCGGCAGGCGGGCGTCCTGCGGGTCCAGGCATCCTGGCACGAGAAGGGGCAGGAGGTCGACGTGGAGCGGCTGGCCGCGCTGCTCCGACGCACCGCCGCGTGGCAGGGGCTCGGCGACGTGGAGGTCGTGCGGCGCGGCGACCTGGCCTCGTCGCTCGCGGGTGCCCTCGGCGTGGGCGCGCAGGATGCCCCGGCCGACGACCCCGTCGAGTCGGCGCCGCAGCTCTGA
- a CDS encoding Dabb family protein: MGTDSITDLSDADLTARDFRPGAVHHVVLFRLAAGCTQDDAQEVERRFRALADAPHPDGSGPYIRSIAAGGQTSHEGASHGFELGFVVLFASEGDRNTYVGEPLISDPALVDREHAAFKDFVGPLLAAGPDGVLVFDFTDGGATPASRP, translated from the coding sequence ATGGGCACCGATTCGATCACCGATCTCTCCGACGCCGACCTGACAGCGCGCGACTTCCGGCCGGGAGCGGTGCACCACGTCGTGCTGTTCCGCCTCGCCGCAGGATGCACTCAGGACGACGCGCAGGAGGTCGAGCGCCGCTTCCGGGCCCTCGCCGACGCGCCGCATCCCGACGGCTCCGGCCCCTACATCCGCTCGATCGCGGCGGGCGGGCAGACCAGCCACGAGGGCGCGTCGCACGGGTTCGAGCTCGGGTTCGTCGTGCTCTTCGCGTCGGAGGGCGACCGCAACACCTACGTCGGCGAGCCGCTGATCTCCGATCCGGCGCTCGTCGACCGGGAGCACGCCGCGTTCAAGGACTTCGTCGGGCCGCTGCTCGCAGCAGGGCCCGACGGCGTCCTCGTGTTCGACTTCACCGACGGCGGGGCGACTCCGGCCTCGAGGCCGTAG
- the trhA gene encoding PAQR family membrane homeostasis protein TrhA has translation MTPTDEGTTPITGAAEAKLPFLDDELAHPATETKPTWRGWIHAGTFPVAIALGVVLVTLAHGGPAKASTAVFFGTSLLLFGISATYHRFDWSPRAKLLLKRMDHSNIFLLIAGTYTPIAVLALPQRQATTLLIFIWTGAVLGIAFRIFWTSAPRWLYVPLYVLLGVGALLYLPQLLESSPATMILVLTGGLFYIVGAVVYGLKRPNPIPGVFGFHEIFHALTVLAFACHWTGVLIVALDPR, from the coding sequence ATGACACCGACTGACGAGGGGACGACCCCGATCACGGGGGCCGCGGAGGCCAAGCTGCCGTTCCTGGACGACGAGCTCGCGCATCCCGCGACCGAGACGAAGCCGACCTGGCGCGGCTGGATCCACGCGGGCACGTTCCCGGTCGCGATCGCGCTCGGCGTCGTCCTGGTCACGCTCGCCCACGGCGGCCCGGCCAAGGCCTCGACGGCCGTCTTCTTCGGCACGTCGCTCCTGCTCTTCGGCATCTCGGCGACCTATCACCGCTTCGACTGGAGCCCGCGGGCGAAGCTCCTGCTGAAGCGCATGGACCACTCCAACATCTTCCTGCTGATCGCCGGCACCTACACGCCGATCGCCGTGCTCGCGCTCCCCCAGCGCCAGGCGACGACGCTTCTGATCTTCATCTGGACGGGTGCCGTCCTCGGCATCGCGTTCCGCATCTTCTGGACCTCCGCGCCGCGATGGCTCTACGTCCCGCTCTACGTCCTGCTGGGCGTCGGGGCGCTGCTCTACCTGCCGCAGCTCCTCGAATCGAGCCCGGCCACGATGATCCTGGTGCTGACCGGTGGGCTCTTCTACATCGTCGGGGCGGTCGTCTACGGCCTGAAGAGGCCCAACCCGATCCCGGGCGTCTTCGGCTTCCACGAGATCTTCCACGCGCTCACGGTGCTGGCGTTCGCCTGCCACTGGACGGGCGTGCTCATCGTCGCGCTCGACCCGCGCTGA
- a CDS encoding AI-2E family transporter → MDTPLRAPGEDPVTGDRALPAAVVLAGAWAWRLLAIAAVVGLFFLIVAQLQVVVIPMMVAILLSALLVPLSTFLQRHRWPKWLAIVVTLLVVLVVLTGLGFLVVTQIVDGFPNLLKRSYRAYDEFITFLTTGQVHVSQAQLRTYYRDAVSAFQSNTQGIVAGALSFGSSFGHFLTGLLLTVFATIILLVDGAGVWRWVVRLFPRRARASVDGAGRAGWTTLTTFVKVQIFVALVDGVGIGVIAGILHVPLAIPIAVVVFLGSFVPVVGAVVTVAVAVFVALVYDGWVIALIMLAGVLLIHLLEGHVLQPLVMGNAVKVHPLAVVFAVAGGAYLAGIAGALFAVPVVATLNVMVTFVVTRAHRKTPSPGDHDDSSLPPDLQEGPIEHV, encoded by the coding sequence ATGGACACGCCGCTCCGCGCCCCGGGCGAGGATCCCGTGACGGGCGATCGAGCTCTCCCGGCCGCGGTCGTGCTCGCGGGTGCCTGGGCCTGGCGGCTCCTCGCGATCGCCGCGGTCGTCGGGCTCTTCTTCCTGATCGTCGCGCAGCTCCAGGTCGTCGTGATCCCGATGATGGTGGCCATCCTGCTGTCGGCGCTCCTCGTCCCGCTGTCGACCTTCCTCCAGCGGCACCGGTGGCCGAAGTGGCTCGCGATCGTCGTCACCCTCCTCGTCGTCCTCGTCGTCCTGACCGGCCTCGGCTTCCTGGTGGTCACGCAGATCGTCGACGGCTTCCCCAACCTCCTGAAGCGCAGCTACCGCGCCTACGACGAGTTCATCACGTTCCTCACGACCGGCCAGGTCCACGTCTCACAGGCCCAGCTCCGGACGTATTACCGCGACGCCGTGTCGGCGTTCCAGTCCAACACGCAGGGGATCGTCGCCGGAGCGCTGTCGTTCGGCTCCTCGTTCGGGCACTTCCTGACCGGTCTCCTGCTGACCGTCTTCGCCACGATCATCCTGCTCGTCGACGGAGCCGGGGTGTGGCGCTGGGTGGTCCGGCTCTTCCCGCGGCGGGCACGCGCGTCCGTGGACGGCGCCGGGCGGGCGGGCTGGACGACGCTCACCACCTTCGTCAAGGTGCAGATCTTCGTCGCGCTCGTCGACGGCGTCGGGATCGGCGTCATCGCGGGCATCCTGCACGTCCCCCTCGCGATTCCGATCGCGGTCGTCGTGTTCCTCGGCTCGTTCGTGCCCGTCGTCGGCGCCGTCGTGACCGTCGCCGTCGCCGTCTTCGTCGCGCTCGTCTACGACGGCTGGGTCATCGCGCTCATCATGCTGGCCGGGGTGCTCCTCATCCACCTGCTGGAGGGGCACGTGCTCCAGCCGCTGGTGATGGGCAACGCCGTCAAGGTGCACCCGCTGGCGGTGGTCTTCGCGGTCGCCGGAGGCGCCTACCTCGCCGGGATCGCGGGCGCCCTCTTCGCCGTGCCCGTCGTCGCCACCCTCAACGTGATGGTGACCTTCGTCGTGACCCGTGCTCACAGGAAAACTCCCAGCCCGGGAGACCACGATGACTCGTCCCTCCCACCCGACCTCCAGGAAGGCCCGATCGAGCATGTCTGA
- a CDS encoding M1 family metallopeptidase — MIRRDAETPTRIHRSRRALGLLLAAGAIAAPLSAVAVPATAASAAAAPIAGATSAGDSLFAGIGNGGYDVTHYGVDLAYATDGSIAATTTISATATTALSSFSLDFEGLTVTSVVVNGQAATFVREQDPAISKYKLVVTPQTPVDGDFTAVISYAGTPVQHTDPDGSSEGWSTTSDGATAVGQPVGTMTWLPSDNTPRDKATFDIALTVPTLLGGTSAAGVSNGVLTAQTPHADGTTTWAWKQSKPMATELALVSIGRYTEFQSTIPLQGGRSIPERSFVDPSTSPQALAEITSLRAELPEIFAFLEKKYGRYPGDATGVVVDNTDLGYALETQDRPFFEGSIDRETLVHELTHQWFGDAVTPADWGDIWLNEGPATYTPLVYDEEHGGPTAEDSLYDLWNSTPAGAPEWTIPPAKMTDAADLFGWQVYNRGAMTLEALRSAVTTPVFEEIMRRWYAERVGTSISTADFIALAEKVSGRSLGAFFQDWLYDADKPAWPATWTLALATPRAKASAVPAGSDLGYVVTATATGKVPLRGATVEVDLEALLATATLDPGSLPAGARLDGTTLLWTVPTTATGASATLPFTVHLDDPRRASLVDVGARAVTLGATCAGCTVSHTLVAAAVGTVEPAAAQPTLAATGTDAATPAAGALALVALGGLLLASGRRRRTVNVGAGATASRPESPRRR, encoded by the coding sequence ATGATCCGTCGCGACGCCGAGACCCCGACCAGAATCCACCGATCGCGTCGGGCCCTCGGGCTCCTGCTCGCGGCCGGAGCGATCGCCGCGCCCCTGTCGGCGGTCGCCGTCCCGGCGACGGCCGCCTCCGCCGCAGCCGCCCCGATCGCGGGCGCGACCTCCGCTGGCGACTCGCTCTTCGCCGGGATCGGCAACGGCGGCTACGACGTGACCCACTACGGCGTCGACCTCGCCTACGCCACGGACGGCTCCATCGCCGCGACGACGACGATCAGCGCCACGGCGACGACCGCGCTCTCGTCGTTCTCCCTCGACTTCGAGGGCCTGACCGTGACGTCGGTGGTCGTGAACGGCCAGGCGGCCACCTTCGTGCGGGAGCAGGATCCTGCGATCTCGAAGTACAAGCTCGTCGTGACGCCTCAAACCCCGGTCGACGGTGACTTCACCGCCGTGATCTCCTACGCGGGGACGCCCGTCCAGCACACCGACCCCGACGGGTCGAGCGAGGGCTGGAGCACGACCAGCGACGGCGCGACCGCGGTCGGCCAGCCGGTCGGCACGATGACGTGGCTGCCGAGCGACAACACCCCGCGCGACAAGGCGACGTTCGACATCGCCCTGACGGTCCCGACCCTCCTCGGCGGTACGAGCGCCGCGGGTGTGAGCAACGGCGTCCTCACGGCGCAGACCCCCCACGCCGACGGCACGACGACCTGGGCCTGGAAGCAGTCGAAGCCCATGGCGACCGAGCTCGCCCTCGTCTCCATCGGTCGGTACACCGAGTTCCAGTCGACGATCCCGCTCCAGGGCGGCCGGAGCATCCCCGAGCGGAGCTTCGTCGATCCCAGCACGTCGCCCCAGGCGCTCGCCGAGATCACGTCGCTCCGGGCGGAGCTCCCCGAGATCTTCGCCTTCCTCGAGAAGAAGTACGGGCGCTACCCCGGCGACGCCACGGGCGTCGTCGTCGACAACACGGACCTCGGCTACGCCCTCGAGACGCAGGACCGCCCGTTCTTCGAGGGCAGCATCGACCGGGAGACGCTCGTCCACGAACTGACCCACCAGTGGTTCGGCGACGCGGTGACCCCCGCCGACTGGGGCGACATCTGGCTCAACGAGGGCCCCGCCACCTACACCCCGCTCGTCTACGACGAGGAGCACGGCGGCCCGACCGCCGAGGACAGCCTCTACGACCTGTGGAACAGCACCCCCGCCGGGGCGCCGGAATGGACGATCCCGCCCGCGAAGATGACCGATGCCGCCGACCTCTTCGGCTGGCAGGTCTACAACCGCGGCGCCATGACGCTCGAGGCGCTGCGATCCGCGGTGACCACGCCCGTCTTCGAGGAGATCATGCGTCGGTGGTACGCCGAGCGGGTCGGCACGAGCATCAGCACCGCCGACTTCATCGCGCTGGCCGAGAAGGTCTCCGGCAGGAGCCTCGGCGCGTTCTTCCAGGACTGGCTCTACGACGCCGACAAACCGGCCTGGCCCGCGACGTGGACCCTCGCCCTCGCGACACCGAGGGCGAAGGCCTCGGCGGTCCCGGCCGGCTCCGACCTCGGCTACGTCGTCACCGCGACCGCCACGGGGAAGGTCCCGCTCCGGGGAGCCACGGTCGAGGTCGATCTCGAAGCCCTCCTCGCCACGGCCACCCTCGACCCCGGCAGCCTGCCGGCCGGGGCTCGACTCGACGGCACCACGCTGCTCTGGACCGTCCCCACCACGGCGACGGGCGCCTCGGCGACGCTCCCGTTCACCGTGCACCTCGACGACCCGCGCAGGGCCTCCCTCGTCGACGTCGGCGCCCGGGCGGTCACGCTCGGTGCCACCTGCGCCGGATGCACGGTGAGTCACACCCTCGTGGCCGCGGCCGTCGGCACGGTCGAACCCGCCGCCGCGCAGCCGACCCTCGCCGCCACGGGAACCGACGCCGCGACTCCTGCGGCCGGAGCCCTCGCCCTGGTCGCGCTCGGCGGCCTCCTGCTCGCGTCGGGCCGCCGTCGGCGGACCGTGAACGTGGGCGCGGGCGCTACGGCCTCGAGGCCGGAGTCGCCCCGCCGTCGGTGA